The genomic DNA GCGCGCCCGAGACCTGCGACGCGACCTCGATGAGGCCAGGTTCCTGATCGATCAATTGCACGCCAGGTTCCCGAGCATCGACGCGGCGGGCACATCGGCCGACGCGCCAAGTTATTGAGAACCCTCATTGACAATTGCTCCCCAGATGGTTAACAGTGCTAAGCGTCTCCGATGAAAGGCGCACCCATGAGCACGCAGGACCAGCTCAATGAGCTCGGCTATTACGCCGTCACCCGGCACCCCGCAGACGCCCGGGTGGTGCTGCCCGAGGCTCGGGACGCCGAAGCGCTCGGGTTGGGCTCGTGCCACATCGGTGAGCGCTTCACGGTGAAGGATGCCGGGGTGCTCAGCGGCGCGGTGGCAGGTGCCAGCACGACGTTGGGCATCGCGCCGTCGACCAATCACCACACGCGGCACCCCACCGTCACCGCGACGATCGGGTCGACGATGCATGCACTGACCGAGGGCCGGTTCGCCATGGCATTCGGCCGCGGCATGGGGCCCTACTGGCAGGCGATCGGACTGCCGGTGGTCACCGAGGCGCGGCTGCGCGACTTCTTCGGCATCCTGCGCCGGCTCTGGGCCGGCGAGATGATTCTCAATCACGAGGGCCCGGCCGGGAAGTGGCCCATGCTGCGCCACGTCAACGGCCTGGCGGACGGTCCGCCGATCGGCCTGGTCGCGGTCGGCCCGAAGACCATGGAGCTCGCCGGTGAGATCGCTGATTTCGTTGTGCTGCATACGTTCTTCTCCGACGCGGCGACCGAGAAGTCGGTCGCCGCGGTACGCCGCGGCGCCGAGAAGGCGGGCCGCGACCCCGACAGCGTCCGCATCTGGGCCTGCCTGGCGACGGTGCCCGACGCGTTGTCCGAGGACGACCAGATCCGGCGTGGCGTCGGCCGGCTCGCGACCTACCTGCAGGCGTATCCCGATGTCCTGGTGTCGGCCAACGGCTGGGATCGGGCGACGTGGGATCGCATCCGGCAGTCCGACCTGTTCACCGATGCCGCGACCGCCGGACCCATCGATGCCAGCGCGTCGTTCGAGACGCTGCAGCGGATCGCCGAGCTGATCCCCACCGAATGGCTGGACGCGGTCGCCAAGGGCTCGCCGCAGGACTGCGCGGAAACCATTGCCCGCCAGTATGGTTTGGGCGTGCACTCGGTGATCATGCACGGCGCCAGCCCGCATGAACTGGCGCCCGTGGTCGAGGCCTACCGCGCCGACCGGCCGACACTGCGCCGGGCCGTCGCGGCGAACCCGGGCCGATTTGTCTGAGCCCGCGGCCCGGGACTCCCCGCAGGCAGCCCTTGCGCAGGCACAGTGGCAGGCCGTCGTCACGGAGTCGGGTGCCGGCACCAAGTTGAACAAGCGCGGCCTGGAAACCCGGGCACGCCTGCTCGACGTCGCCATCCGCTGTCTGGCCGACAGCGGTGGCGAGCCGGTGTCGGCGAACCGTATCGCCAAGGATGCGGGCGTCACCTGGGGCACGGTGCAGCATCAGTTCGCTGACCTGGACGGGCTCTGGGTCGCGGTGATCACCGAAATCCACTCCCGGAGTTGGTCTTCCGGTCCGGACACGCCACGCAGCGGCACGCTTCGGGAACGGGTGGAAGGGGCCATCGAATCGGTCTGGCGTTACCTGGACACCACCGAGGGCCGTGCGCTGACTGCACTGCGCACGTCACTGCCGGCGCGACGTTCCGACGTCGCCGCCGAATATCCGCGCACGGCAGCAGCTTTCGCGGCCCGCGAACTCGACTGGATTCAGGGTTTCGATTATCTGATGGACGGGCTCGACGTCGACCCGGACCAGTTGCACCGGGTACGGTGCCTGCTTCCCGCTGCGATCCGCGGTCTCAGCAACGAACGGCAGATCGGTTTCACCTCGGACCTCGACGTCGCCCGCGCGGCGCTGACCGACGCCGTCGTCGCGTTGTTGACCCAGCCCCGGCCGTAGTCACTCAACGAGATCGGCGGTTGCGGGCCCGAACATGTACAGGTGATCGAGTACCGGTGCCGGGTCGCCGGACCACGCCATGGCCGCCATCTGGCTGCGGCTGCGTCGACCGGTACGCCAGCGAACAGCTTCGAATCGCGTGGTCTTCAGATCGACCGCCGGCCCGACGTCCGGACCGCACCGGTACTCACCGTCCTCGACGATGACCCGCACCGGCACGGGCGTGACCAGCATGCGCAGCAGTTGATCGGAAACACGCTGCAACGCAGCCGAATCCCGCGCACCTGGCCGGCCGAGCGCGTCACGGATGTCGTGCTCGTGAACGACGATGTCACCGAGTGGCGGCGCGATGCCTTCCCGCGCGAGCCGCGGTAGGTGCGCAGCGGCTTCGCCCCACGCGTTCAGGATGTCGTTCAGGCCACGCCCGTCGAACCGGGCCACCTGCGCGGCCGTCTGCGCGTCGGTGGGCGGGGCGGACCGACGTCCGGCGGCCCAGTCCTGCGCGACGCCGGCCAGATGCGCCAGCACATCCCGCACCGACCAGCCCGGGCAGGCGGCAACCGCGGTGTCCACCGAAACATCTGGC from Mycolicibacterium phocaicum includes the following:
- a CDS encoding TIGR03857 family LLM class F420-dependent oxidoreductase, producing MSTQDQLNELGYYAVTRHPADARVVLPEARDAEALGLGSCHIGERFTVKDAGVLSGAVAGASTTLGIAPSTNHHTRHPTVTATIGSTMHALTEGRFAMAFGRGMGPYWQAIGLPVVTEARLRDFFGILRRLWAGEMILNHEGPAGKWPMLRHVNGLADGPPIGLVAVGPKTMELAGEIADFVVLHTFFSDAATEKSVAAVRRGAEKAGRDPDSVRIWACLATVPDALSEDDQIRRGVGRLATYLQAYPDVLVSANGWDRATWDRIRQSDLFTDAATAGPIDASASFETLQRIAELIPTEWLDAVAKGSPQDCAETIARQYGLGVHSVIMHGASPHELAPVVEAYRADRPTLRRAVAANPGRFV
- a CDS encoding TetR/AcrR family transcriptional regulator; this encodes MSEPAARDSPQAALAQAQWQAVVTESGAGTKLNKRGLETRARLLDVAIRCLADSGGEPVSANRIAKDAGVTWGTVQHQFADLDGLWVAVITEIHSRSWSSGPDTPRSGTLRERVEGAIESVWRYLDTTEGRALTALRTSLPARRSDVAAEYPRTAAAFAARELDWIQGFDYLMDGLDVDPDQLHRVRCLLPAAIRGLSNERQIGFTSDLDVARAALTDAVVALLTQPRP
- a CDS encoding maleylpyruvate isomerase family mycothiol-dependent enzyme, whose translation is MSDEPDLANLYRQTMDRIIELVSAPDVSVDTAVAACPGWSVRDVLAHLAGVAQDWAAGRRSAPPTDAQTAAQVARFDGRGLNDILNAWGEAAAHLPRLAREGIAPPLGDIVVHEHDIRDALGRPGARDSAALQRVSDQLLRMLVTPVPVRVIVEDGEYRCGPDVGPAVDLKTTRFEAVRWRTGRRSRSQMAAMAWSGDPAPVLDHLYMFGPATADLVE